In a genomic window of Rhinopithecus roxellana isolate Shanxi Qingling chromosome 2, ASM756505v1, whole genome shotgun sequence:
- the AGA gene encoding N(4)-(beta-N-acetylglucosaminyl)-L-asparaginase isoform X2, with amino-acid sequence MARKSKSPLLLVPLLLCQALVRCSSPLPLVLNTWPFKNATEAAWRALASGGSALDAVESGCAMCETEQCDGSVGFGGSPDELGETTLDAMIMEGTTMDVGAVGDLRRIKNAIGVARKVLEHTTHTLLVGESATKFAESMGFVNEDLSTSASQALHSDWLARNCQPNYWRNVIPDPSKYCGPYKPLGVLKQDIPIHKETEDNRGHDTIGMVVIHKTGRIAAGTSTNGDSPVPGAGAYADDTAGAAAATGNGDILMRFLPSYQAVEYMRGGEDPTIACQKVISRIQKYFPEFFGAVICANVTGSYGAACNKLSTFTQFSFMVYNSEKNQPTEEKVDCI; translated from the exons ATGGCGCGGAAGTCGAAATCGCCTCTGCTTCTCGTGCCGCTTCTGCTCTGCCAGGCCCTAGTGCGCTGCTCCAGCCCTCTCCCCCTGGTCCTCAACACTTGGCCTTTTAAGAATGCAACCGAAGCAG CGTGGAGGGCATTAGCATCTGGAGGCTCTGCCCTGGATGCGGTGGAGAGCGGCTGTGCCATGTGTGAGACAGAGCAGTGTGACGGCTCTGTAGGCTTTGGAGGAAGTCCTGATGAACTTGGAGAAACCACATTAGATGCCATGATCATGGAGGG CACTACTATGGATGTAGGAGCAGTAGGAGATCTTAGACGAATTAAAAATGCTATTGGTGTGGCACGGAAAGTACTGgaacatacaacacacacactttTAGTAGGAGAGTCAG CCACCAAATTTGCCGAAAGTATGGGGTTTGTCAATGAAGATTTATCTACCAGTGCTTCTCAAGCTCTTCATTCAGATTGGCTTGCTCGGAATTGCCAGCCAAATTATTGGAGG AATGTTATACCAGACCCCTCAAAATACTGCGGACCCTACAAACCACTTGGTGTCTTAAAGCAGGATATTCCTATccataaagaaacagaagataatCGTGGTCATGACACTATTG gCATGGTTGTAATCCATAAGACAGGACGTATTGCTGCTGGTACATCTACAAAtg GAGACTCACCAGTGCCTGGAGCTGGAGCCTATGCTGACGATACTGCAGGGGCAGCCGCAGCCACTGGGAATGGTGATATATTGATGCGCTTCCTACCAAG CTACCAAGCTGTAGAATACATGAGAGGAGGAGAAGATCCAACCATAGCTTGCCAGAAAGTGATTTCAAGAATCCAGAAGTATTTTCCAGAATTCTTTGGGGCTGTTATATGTGCCAATGTGACTGGAAGTTATG GTGCTGCTTGTAATAAACTTTCAACATTTACTCAGTTTAGTTTCATGGtttataattctgaaaaaaatcagCCAACTGAGGAAAAAGTGGACTGCATCTAA
- the AGA gene encoding N(4)-(beta-N-acetylglucosaminyl)-L-asparaginase isoform X1, with translation MARKSKSPLLLVPLLLCQALVRCSSPLPLVLNTWPFKNATEAAWRALASGGSALDAVESGCAMCETEQCDGSVGFGGSPDELGETTLDAMIMEGTTMDVGAVGDLRRIKNAIGVARKVLEHTTHTLLVGESATKFAESMGFVNEDLSTSASQALHSDWLARNCQPNYWRNVIPDPSKYCGPYKPLGVLKQDIPIHKETEDNRGHDTIGMVVIHKTGRIAAGTSTNGIKFKIHGRVGDSPVPGAGAYADDTAGAAAATGNGDILMRFLPSYQAVEYMRGGEDPTIACQKVISRIQKYFPEFFGAVICANVTGSYGAACNKLSTFTQFSFMVYNSEKNQPTEEKVDCI, from the exons ATGGCGCGGAAGTCGAAATCGCCTCTGCTTCTCGTGCCGCTTCTGCTCTGCCAGGCCCTAGTGCGCTGCTCCAGCCCTCTCCCCCTGGTCCTCAACACTTGGCCTTTTAAGAATGCAACCGAAGCAG CGTGGAGGGCATTAGCATCTGGAGGCTCTGCCCTGGATGCGGTGGAGAGCGGCTGTGCCATGTGTGAGACAGAGCAGTGTGACGGCTCTGTAGGCTTTGGAGGAAGTCCTGATGAACTTGGAGAAACCACATTAGATGCCATGATCATGGAGGG CACTACTATGGATGTAGGAGCAGTAGGAGATCTTAGACGAATTAAAAATGCTATTGGTGTGGCACGGAAAGTACTGgaacatacaacacacacactttTAGTAGGAGAGTCAG CCACCAAATTTGCCGAAAGTATGGGGTTTGTCAATGAAGATTTATCTACCAGTGCTTCTCAAGCTCTTCATTCAGATTGGCTTGCTCGGAATTGCCAGCCAAATTATTGGAGG AATGTTATACCAGACCCCTCAAAATACTGCGGACCCTACAAACCACTTGGTGTCTTAAAGCAGGATATTCCTATccataaagaaacagaagataatCGTGGTCATGACACTATTG gCATGGTTGTAATCCATAAGACAGGACGTATTGCTGCTGGTACATCTACAAAtggtataaaattcaaaatacatgG CCGTGTAGGAGACTCACCAGTGCCTGGAGCTGGAGCCTATGCTGACGATACTGCAGGGGCAGCCGCAGCCACTGGGAATGGTGATATATTGATGCGCTTCCTACCAAG CTACCAAGCTGTAGAATACATGAGAGGAGGAGAAGATCCAACCATAGCTTGCCAGAAAGTGATTTCAAGAATCCAGAAGTATTTTCCAGAATTCTTTGGGGCTGTTATATGTGCCAATGTGACTGGAAGTTATG GTGCTGCTTGTAATAAACTTTCAACATTTACTCAGTTTAGTTTCATGGtttataattctgaaaaaaatcagCCAACTGAGGAAAAAGTGGACTGCATCTAA